The following are from one region of the Mycolicibacterium diernhoferi genome:
- a CDS encoding carbohydrate ABC transporter permease, producing MKFKYGMLAPLLALFAVAVGFPLCYAAYLSLTDYKLTDRKQPDFVGAGNFVNALSNPGFWEAFATTATYVVIAVTLELVLGFALALALHQQRWAKDLSRAIVLAPMFITPIAVGLIFRFLLNDQIGAVPALLHAVGADYDFFGAGRALLTLAFIDVWQWTPFMVLLILAGLESLPKSPMEAARVDGAGPVYRLRRVLIPMLAPVLTVAVVLRGLDALRVFEYVYATTRGGPGTETQTLQYYMYLEGIQFFRLAQASAMAFVVLAVVLVVIVIAFRAMERSRNAERTA from the coding sequence ATGAAGTTCAAGTACGGCATGCTCGCGCCGTTGCTCGCCCTTTTCGCGGTCGCCGTCGGATTCCCGCTCTGCTACGCGGCGTATCTCTCGCTGACCGATTACAAACTGACCGATCGCAAACAGCCCGACTTCGTCGGCGCGGGGAACTTCGTCAACGCGCTGTCGAACCCGGGGTTCTGGGAGGCGTTCGCCACCACCGCCACCTACGTGGTGATCGCGGTGACCCTGGAACTGGTCCTCGGATTCGCCCTGGCGCTGGCGCTGCACCAGCAGCGCTGGGCCAAGGATCTGTCCCGGGCGATCGTGCTCGCGCCGATGTTCATCACGCCGATCGCGGTGGGGTTGATCTTCCGGTTCCTGCTCAACGACCAGATCGGCGCGGTGCCCGCCCTGCTGCACGCGGTGGGTGCCGACTATGACTTCTTCGGCGCCGGCCGGGCGCTGCTGACACTCGCGTTCATCGACGTGTGGCAGTGGACTCCGTTCATGGTGCTGCTGATCCTCGCCGGTCTGGAGTCGCTGCCCAAGTCGCCGATGGAGGCGGCCCGGGTCGACGGCGCCGGCCCGGTCTACCGGCTGCGCCGGGTGCTCATCCCGATGCTCGCCCCGGTGCTCACCGTGGCGGTGGTGCTGCGCGGGCTGGACGCCCTGCGGGTGTTCGAGTACGTCTACGCCACCACCCGCGGTGGGCCGGGCACCGAAACCCAGACCCTGCAGTACTACATGTACCTCGAAGGCATCCAGTTCTTCCGGCTCGCGCAGGCCAGCGCCATGGCCTTCGTGGTGCTCGCGGTGGTCCTGGTCGTGATCGTCATCGCGTTCCGCGCCATGGAGCGCAGCCGGAATGCGGAAAGGACCGCCTGA
- a CDS encoding COX15/CtaA family protein — protein MAVGRLFLRLVDTLPMPSLRTQRIIAACVILTQGGIAVTGAIVRVTASGLGCPTWPQCFPGSFTPVPHPEVAGIHQAVEFGNRMLTFLVVLTAAAAVIAVTRARRRPEVLRYAWLMPASTVAQAIIGGITVLTGLLWWTVAIHLLVSMAMVWLAVLLYVKIGEPDDGVPEAVVPTPLRQLTALSAVALSAVLVTGTMVTGAGPHAGDKSLDRPVPRLEVEITTLVHMHSSLLIGYLSLLVALGFALLAVAAPRPVLTRLGVVVVLVAAQGTLGAVQFFTGVPEALVALHVAGAGACTAATAALWASMRERVVREPAHESVH, from the coding sequence GTGGCTGTCGGACGACTCTTCCTGCGACTTGTCGACACGTTGCCCATGCCCAGCCTGCGCACCCAGCGCATCATCGCCGCCTGTGTGATCCTCACCCAGGGTGGCATAGCCGTCACCGGCGCCATCGTGCGTGTCACCGCCTCCGGACTCGGCTGCCCCACCTGGCCGCAGTGCTTCCCGGGCAGCTTCACCCCGGTGCCGCACCCCGAGGTCGCCGGCATCCATCAGGCCGTCGAGTTCGGCAACCGGATGCTGACCTTCCTGGTCGTGCTGACCGCGGCGGCGGCCGTCATCGCGGTCACCCGCGCCCGACGCCGTCCCGAGGTGCTGCGCTACGCCTGGCTGATGCCGGCCTCGACGGTCGCCCAGGCGATCATCGGCGGAATCACGGTGCTGACCGGCCTGCTCTGGTGGACCGTCGCGATCCACCTGCTGGTGTCGATGGCGATGGTGTGGCTGGCGGTGCTGCTCTACGTCAAGATCGGCGAGCCCGACGACGGCGTGCCGGAGGCGGTGGTGCCCACACCGTTGCGCCAGTTGACCGCCCTGAGCGCCGTCGCGCTGTCGGCGGTGCTGGTCACCGGCACCATGGTCACCGGCGCCGGCCCGCACGCCGGCGACAAGAGCCTGGACCGGCCGGTCCCCCGCCTCGAGGTGGAGATCACCACCCTGGTGCACATGCACTCGTCGCTGCTGATCGGCTACCTGTCGCTGCTGGTGGCGCTCGGCTTCGCGCTGCTGGCCGTGGCCGCGCCGCGCCCGGTGCTGACCCGCCTCGGCGTGGTGGTGGTGTTGGTCGCCGCCCAGGGCACGCTCGGTGCGGTGCAGTTCTTCACCGGCGTCCCGGAGGCCTTGGTCGCGCTGCACGTGGCGGGCGCCGGTGCGTGCACCGCGGCCACCGCGGCGCTGTGGGCGTCCATGCGCGAGCGCGTCGTACGCGAACCCGCCCACGAATCTGTGCACTGA
- a CDS encoding FGGY-family carbohydrate kinase, producing MAEFTIGIDIGTTGTKTVLVDIARARIVAQATGEAQLFSEGPGQAEADPAQWLDNVYSGIRAVLAESGVAPDQIAALSTTGMVPAVVPVDTTGAPVRRAMLQNDARATAEITELKNALDADAVLAATGSAVTQQSVGPTALWLQRHEPETWSATSHLVGSYDWVLMALGAPAHVELNWALESGLGTVDGQRFEPMYAAAGLAPELVPPVLAPGTQAGELSAAAAAITGLPAGLPLIVGGADHVLSAYAAGINAEGDWLVKLGGAGDILAAADSPVIDARLYLDAHPVPGRWLPNGCMATSGSLIRWFQTLSGGHDLVALDDESETRRPAEILCLPYFLGEKSPLHDPDLRGAFVGLDLVHTRADMYRSVLEAIAYGFKHHTEVFASMGVPLRRALVTNGGSRSVLWKQILADVLGTPLSPIVGHPGASLGAAVIAAVGTGLLDGWDSTERFQTVGEPVLPDPRNVERYAESYAQWRELGDVLTPISHRIARKARS from the coding sequence ATGGCGGAGTTCACGATCGGCATCGACATCGGCACCACGGGCACCAAGACCGTGCTCGTCGACATCGCCCGCGCACGCATCGTCGCCCAGGCCACCGGGGAGGCTCAGCTGTTCTCCGAGGGACCGGGCCAGGCCGAGGCCGATCCCGCCCAGTGGCTGGACAACGTGTACTCCGGAATCCGCGCTGTGCTGGCCGAGTCCGGCGTCGCACCCGACCAGATCGCCGCGCTCTCGACCACCGGCATGGTCCCGGCCGTCGTCCCGGTGGACACCACCGGCGCCCCGGTGCGCCGCGCCATGCTGCAGAACGATGCGCGTGCCACCGCGGAGATCACCGAACTCAAGAACGCTCTCGACGCCGACGCCGTGCTGGCCGCCACCGGTTCCGCGGTCACTCAGCAGTCGGTCGGCCCGACCGCCCTGTGGCTACAACGCCATGAACCCGAAACCTGGAGCGCCACATCCCATCTGGTCGGCTCCTACGACTGGGTGCTGATGGCGCTGGGCGCACCCGCGCATGTCGAGCTGAACTGGGCGCTGGAGTCCGGGCTGGGCACCGTGGACGGGCAGCGCTTCGAGCCGATGTACGCCGCCGCCGGGTTGGCACCCGAGTTGGTGCCCCCGGTACTGGCACCGGGCACCCAGGCCGGCGAGCTCAGTGCCGCGGCCGCGGCGATCACCGGCCTGCCCGCCGGACTGCCGCTGATCGTGGGCGGCGCCGATCACGTGCTGTCGGCGTATGCGGCCGGGATCAACGCCGAGGGCGACTGGCTGGTGAAACTCGGCGGAGCCGGGGACATCCTGGCCGCCGCCGACAGCCCGGTGATCGACGCCCGCCTGTACCTGGACGCGCATCCGGTGCCGGGCCGCTGGCTGCCCAACGGCTGCATGGCCACCAGCGGCAGCCTGATCCGCTGGTTCCAGACCCTGTCCGGCGGCCACGACCTGGTGGCCCTCGACGACGAGTCCGAGACCCGCCGCCCGGCCGAAATCCTCTGCCTGCCCTATTTTCTCGGCGAGAAGAGCCCCCTGCACGACCCCGACCTGCGGGGCGCGTTCGTCGGGCTGGATCTGGTGCACACCCGGGCCGACATGTACCGGTCGGTACTGGAGGCCATCGCCTACGGTTTCAAGCATCACACCGAGGTGTTCGCCTCGATGGGCGTGCCGCTGCGCCGGGCGCTGGTCACCAACGGCGGCAGCCGTTCGGTGCTGTGGAAACAGATCCTCGCCGACGTGCTCGGCACCCCGCTCTCCCCGATCGTGGGACACCCCGGCGCCTCGCTGGGCGCCGCGGTGATCGCCGCCGTCGGCACCGGCCTGCTCGACGGCTGGGACAGCACCGAGCGTTTCCAGACCGTCGGTGAACCCGTCCTGCCCGACCCCAGAAACGTCGAGCGTTACGCCGAGTCCTACGCCCAGTGGCGTGAACTCGGCGATGTGCTCACCCCCATCTCCCATCGCATCGCCCGAAAGGCCCGGTCATGA
- a CDS encoding ABC transporter substrate-binding protein: protein MKIPMLSRPAGRSKATRWLPAIVAAAGLTLSGCAGSGGSGEQTSSGIGDVPTDTNATVRVLMENVPDTDIVKGLVGQFNQKYPDIDVKIETMTFDQMRDRLVSSFQASTAAYDLIVVDNPWMDDFAEAGFLEPLNDRIASTTGYEPEDFFASLTDITEVGGTTYGVPFYNYALGYIYNTADLTAAGLAAPSDLDALVSTSQRLKTADRAGIAMQPQRGYKIFEEWANWLFAAGGSIYDEDGKPTLDTPEAARALEAYIETYKTAAPANSLSWGFDEAFRSVSSGKSASMIGYNWNLPALNDPEGASGERAGQFALAPIPGGKSALGSWSWAIPANSGAADAAWAFASWVTSPEVDALRVADGGAVIRQSSLTDPKVLADGYGADYYKTVGEILADAAPLTEGQGGEEMIQAVGTELNDAAAGNKSVADALRDAQAAVERIQQ, encoded by the coding sequence ATGAAAATTCCGATGTTGAGCCGGCCCGCGGGTCGGTCGAAAGCAACCCGTTGGTTGCCTGCGATCGTCGCCGCCGCCGGCCTGACCCTGTCCGGCTGCGCCGGCTCCGGTGGCTCCGGTGAGCAGACGTCCTCCGGTATCGGCGACGTCCCCACCGACACCAACGCCACCGTGCGGGTGTTGATGGAGAACGTGCCCGATACCGACATCGTCAAAGGCCTTGTCGGACAGTTCAACCAGAAGTACCCCGACATCGACGTCAAGATCGAGACCATGACCTTCGATCAGATGCGCGATCGTCTGGTGTCCTCGTTCCAGGCGTCCACGGCGGCGTATGACCTGATCGTGGTGGACAACCCGTGGATGGACGACTTCGCCGAGGCCGGCTTCCTGGAGCCGCTGAACGACCGGATCGCCTCGACCACCGGGTATGAGCCCGAGGACTTCTTCGCGTCGCTGACCGACATCACCGAGGTCGGCGGCACCACCTACGGGGTGCCGTTCTACAACTACGCCCTGGGCTACATCTACAACACCGCCGACCTCACCGCGGCCGGCCTGGCCGCGCCCAGCGATCTGGACGCGCTGGTGTCGACCTCGCAGCGGCTCAAGACCGCGGACCGGGCCGGCATCGCGATGCAGCCCCAGCGCGGCTACAAGATCTTCGAGGAATGGGCCAACTGGTTGTTCGCCGCCGGTGGTTCCATCTACGACGAGGACGGCAAGCCCACCCTGGACACGCCGGAGGCCGCCCGCGCCCTGGAGGCGTACATCGAGACCTACAAGACCGCCGCGCCGGCCAACAGCCTGTCGTGGGGCTTCGACGAGGCCTTCCGTTCGGTCTCCAGCGGTAAGTCGGCGTCGATGATCGGCTACAACTGGAACCTGCCTGCCCTCAACGATCCCGAGGGTGCGTCCGGCGAGCGCGCCGGCCAGTTCGCCCTGGCGCCGATTCCCGGTGGCAAGTCGGCTCTGGGTTCGTGGAGCTGGGCCATCCCGGCCAACTCCGGTGCCGCCGACGCCGCGTGGGCCTTCGCCTCCTGGGTGACCTCGCCCGAGGTCGACGCACTGCGGGTCGCCGACGGTGGTGCGGTGATCCGGCAGAGCTCGCTGACCGATCCGAAGGTGCTCGCCGACGGCTACGGCGCCGACTACTACAAGACCGTCGGTGAGATCCTGGCCGACGCCGCACCGCTGACCGAGGGCCAGGGTGGCGAGGAGATGATCCAGGCGGTCGGCACCGAACTCAACGACGCCGCCGCCGGCAACAAGAGCGTTGCCGACGCGCTGCGCGACGCGCAGGCCGCTGTGGAGCGGATCCAGCAGTGA
- a CDS encoding DeoR/GlpR family DNA-binding transcription regulator, which yields MAPGMNANTRRTAIAARIHTDREVDFANLAEEFNVSEMTIRRDIERLEEQGIARRVLGGAIAFGGKSTEPSFAARAADAADEKLHIARAVADLLTPRETVILDSGSTVLAVARALKGRNLGLTVITPSVLVAIELADEPDTTILLTGGKIRPGELSLIGAEAEDFYLRYNCDTYVMGIAGVDGKRGASEYHREEGNVKQAAMRAADRVIVAADATKLGRVQLINVAPVSAISILVTDGPSTHPAVESMREAGVSVVCVNADRSAPTR from the coding sequence ATGGCACCCGGCATGAACGCCAACACCCGGCGGACGGCGATCGCCGCGCGGATCCACACCGACCGCGAGGTGGACTTCGCCAACCTGGCCGAGGAGTTCAATGTCTCCGAGATGACCATCCGCCGCGACATCGAGCGGTTGGAGGAACAGGGCATCGCCCGTCGCGTACTCGGTGGCGCCATCGCATTCGGGGGCAAGTCCACCGAACCGTCCTTCGCCGCCCGCGCCGCCGATGCCGCGGACGAGAAGCTGCACATCGCCCGGGCGGTGGCCGACCTGCTGACCCCGCGCGAGACCGTGATCCTGGACAGCGGCAGCACCGTATTGGCGGTCGCGCGGGCCCTCAAGGGCCGCAATCTGGGACTGACGGTCATCACGCCGAGCGTGCTGGTGGCCATCGAACTCGCCGACGAACCCGACACCACCATCCTGTTGACCGGCGGGAAGATCCGCCCCGGCGAGCTCAGCCTGATCGGCGCCGAGGCGGAGGACTTCTATCTGCGGTACAACTGCGACACCTATGTGATGGGCATTGCCGGCGTCGACGGGAAACGCGGCGCCTCGGAGTACCACCGCGAGGAAGGCAATGTGAAGCAGGCCGCCATGCGGGCCGCCGACCGGGTGATCGTGGCCGCAGACGCCACCAAGCTGGGGCGCGTGCAACTGATCAATGTCGCTCCGGTGTCGGCCATCTCGATTCTGGTCACCGACGGGCCGTCGACACACCCGGCGGTCGAGTCGATGCGCGAGGCCGGGGTGTCGGTGGTGTGTGTGAACGCCGACCGGTCAGCGCCGACGCGCTGA
- a CDS encoding SDR family NAD(P)-dependent oxidoreductase, with protein sequence MTSPNTPSTETVVVTGAGSGIGRAIATTLAERGWRVVVSDIDADAAEQTRAGLTGVGHESARLDVTDAEGATRLADEVADRTGLHAWVSNAGISAMASFVDVTVEQLDRSLDINLKGVFLCGQAAARAMIRTGVRGTIVNTASMAAKQGRVPFLTDYVASKFGVLGLTQAMAFELAAHGITVNSVCPGFVATPMQTRELEWEAKLSGSTPEGVQQSWIDATPLGRLQTPDDVARAVAFLVSEDARFITGEALSVNGGAYMD encoded by the coding sequence ATGACCTCCCCGAACACCCCCTCCACCGAGACGGTCGTCGTCACCGGCGCGGGATCAGGCATCGGCCGTGCCATCGCCACCACGCTGGCCGAACGGGGCTGGCGGGTGGTGGTTTCCGACATCGACGCCGACGCCGCCGAGCAGACCCGCGCCGGACTCACCGGCGTCGGCCACGAATCCGCGCGGCTCGACGTCACCGACGCCGAAGGCGCGACCCGGCTCGCCGATGAGGTCGCCGATCGCACCGGGCTGCACGCCTGGGTCAGCAACGCCGGAATCTCGGCGATGGCGAGCTTCGTCGACGTCACCGTCGAGCAGCTCGACCGAAGCCTGGACATCAACCTCAAGGGTGTGTTCCTGTGTGGTCAGGCCGCCGCCCGCGCGATGATTCGCACCGGGGTCCGCGGCACCATCGTCAACACCGCGTCCATGGCCGCCAAACAGGGCCGGGTGCCGTTCCTGACCGACTATGTGGCGTCCAAGTTCGGTGTTCTGGGCCTCACCCAGGCGATGGCCTTCGAGCTTGCCGCACACGGTATTACGGTCAACAGCGTGTGCCCCGGGTTCGTCGCGACGCCGATGCAGACCCGGGAACTGGAATGGGAGGCGAAGCTCAGCGGCTCCACCCCCGAGGGGGTGCAGCAGTCCTGGATCGACGCCACCCCGCTGGGCCGCCTGCAGACCCCCGACGATGTCGCGCGCGCCGTGGCATTCCTGGTGTCCGAAGATGCCCGCTTCATCACCGGAGAGGCGCTGTCGGTCAACGGCGGCGCCTACATGGACTGA
- a CDS encoding inositol monophosphatase family protein, whose product MNETLRRLAVEAALAGAAVCLRHWGEQVHVSTKSADGDVVTAVDRAAEQAVRTVLLSARPQDGVLGEELAEHTGTGAVQWVVDPLDGTTNYTRRLPHFATSVAARSRTDGSWLAGAVCAPVLGNTWSAAKDHGAHVDSGSGPQRLPLMMIESSARLVGTGLSYDAAHRRRQLGELPALLADYTDMRRFGAAAVDLCLVAQGSLDAFTEDDLAVHDWAAGALIAEEAGATVVRPGEHGREMSARRR is encoded by the coding sequence GTGAACGAGACGCTACGCCGTCTGGCGGTCGAGGCGGCCCTGGCCGGCGCGGCGGTGTGCCTGCGGCACTGGGGTGAGCAGGTGCACGTCAGCACCAAGAGCGCGGACGGCGACGTGGTGACTGCGGTGGATCGGGCCGCCGAGCAGGCGGTGCGCACCGTGCTGCTGTCGGCCAGGCCGCAGGACGGTGTGCTCGGCGAGGAGTTGGCCGAGCACACCGGCACCGGCGCGGTGCAGTGGGTGGTCGACCCGTTGGACGGCACGACCAACTACACCCGCCGGCTCCCGCACTTCGCCACCTCGGTCGCGGCGCGGTCGAGGACCGACGGCAGCTGGCTGGCCGGCGCGGTGTGCGCACCGGTGCTCGGCAACACCTGGAGCGCCGCGAAAGACCATGGTGCGCACGTCGACTCGGGCTCAGGCCCGCAGCGGCTGCCGCTGATGATGATCGAATCCTCGGCGCGGCTGGTGGGCACCGGCCTTTCCTATGACGCGGCACACCGGCGCAGGCAACTCGGCGAACTGCCCGCCCTGCTGGCCGATTACACCGATATGCGCCGCTTCGGCGCGGCGGCCGTGGATCTGTGTCTGGTCGCCCAGGGCAGCCTGGATGCGTTCACCGAGGACGATCTCGCGGTGCACGACTGGGCGGCCGGAGCGCTCATCGCCGAGGAGGCGGGCGCGACGGTGGTCCGGCCGGGGGAGCACGGTCGCGAGATGTCAGCGCGTCGGCGCTGA
- a CDS encoding BtpA/SgcQ family protein, translating to MTNWLDEVFAVQKPVIAMLHLSALPGDPGFDSAAGIRAVVDRARGELAALQEGGVDGVMISNEFSLPYLTKTEPITAITMARIIGELLPDFSVPYGVNVLWDGRASIDLAVATGAKWVREIFTGVYASDFGLWDTNVGEVARHRHRIGGSGVKLLFNIVPESAVYLAARDLASIASTTVFATKPDGICVSGLTAGAPTDAQALRVVKDNAGSVPVFVNTGVRAHNAAEQLSVADGAIVGTYFKEDGVFENRAVASRAAELMDAVKEFRKTL from the coding sequence ATGACCAACTGGCTTGACGAAGTTTTCGCCGTGCAGAAGCCCGTGATCGCGATGCTGCACCTGTCGGCGCTGCCGGGCGATCCGGGGTTCGACTCCGCCGCGGGTATCCGCGCGGTCGTCGATCGGGCCCGCGGCGAACTGGCCGCCCTGCAGGAGGGTGGCGTGGACGGGGTGATGATCTCCAACGAGTTCAGCCTGCCCTACCTCACCAAGACCGAGCCCATCACCGCGATCACCATGGCCCGGATCATCGGTGAGTTGCTCCCCGACTTCTCGGTTCCCTACGGCGTGAACGTGCTGTGGGACGGTCGGGCGTCGATCGACCTCGCCGTCGCCACCGGCGCGAAGTGGGTTCGCGAGATCTTCACCGGCGTGTACGCCAGCGACTTCGGCCTGTGGGACACCAACGTCGGTGAGGTCGCCAGGCACCGCCATCGCATCGGCGGCAGCGGGGTCAAGTTGCTGTTCAACATCGTCCCGGAGTCGGCCGTTTACCTGGCCGCCCGCGATCTCGCCTCCATCGCCTCCACCACGGTGTTCGCCACCAAGCCCGACGGCATCTGTGTGTCCGGGCTGACCGCCGGCGCGCCCACGGACGCGCAGGCGCTGCGGGTTGTCAAGGACAACGCCGGCTCGGTGCCCGTGTTCGTCAACACGGGTGTGCGGGCGCACAATGCGGCCGAGCAGCTGTCGGTGGCCGACGGTGCCATCGTGGGCACCTACTTCAAGGAAGACGGCGTGTTCGAGAATCGTGCGGTGGCCTCGCGGGCCGCCGAATTGATGGACGCCGTCAAGGAATTCCGCAAGACACTCTGA
- a CDS encoding DUF429 domain-containing protein → MSTVLGVDGCKGGWVGVELRDGRFAAAHTHVTLRGLLDAVPDAVVAGVDIPLGLLDTAVRASDREAKRRLGARSSSLFVMPPRPVFAADDHASATAIARTLTGVGISIQTWGLRAKFLEAEQVHTQSPRLMREVHPELSFREMGLQTSDGRKKSWRGQRARLRVLAGHGIDLPEDLGHAVAAVPADDVLDAAAAAWSAHRIATGAAFSLPDPPQVNERGQHLAIWC, encoded by the coding sequence ATGAGCACCGTGCTCGGCGTCGACGGCTGCAAGGGCGGCTGGGTCGGCGTCGAACTACGCGACGGGCGGTTCGCCGCCGCGCATACACATGTGACTCTGCGCGGCCTGCTCGACGCGGTGCCCGACGCCGTCGTCGCCGGGGTGGACATCCCACTGGGCCTGCTGGACACCGCGGTGCGCGCGAGCGACCGGGAGGCCAAACGCCGTCTCGGGGCCCGGTCGTCGAGCCTGTTCGTGATGCCACCGCGTCCGGTCTTCGCTGCGGACGACCATGCGTCGGCCACCGCGATCGCGCGGACCCTCACCGGGGTCGGCATCAGCATTCAGACCTGGGGGTTACGCGCGAAGTTCCTGGAGGCCGAACAGGTGCACACGCAGTCCCCGCGACTGATGCGCGAGGTGCATCCCGAACTGTCGTTCCGCGAGATGGGCCTGCAGACCTCCGACGGCAGGAAGAAGAGTTGGCGCGGGCAGCGCGCCCGACTGCGCGTCCTGGCCGGGCACGGGATCGATCTGCCCGAGGATCTGGGCCACGCGGTGGCCGCCGTCCCCGCCGACGATGTGCTGGACGCGGCCGCGGCGGCCTGGAGCGCGCATCGCATCGCCACCGGCGCGGCGTTCAGCCTCCCGGACCCGCCGCAGGTCAACGAACGCGGTCAGCACCTGGCCATCTGGTGCTGA
- a CDS encoding carbohydrate ABC transporter permease: MSLPAFVTRPGRGLETLRLAVLTAAFVFVLFPIVWVALASFKTPEQMSEPFLLFFSPSMENWRNVLDSGVFAAAGRSALVGIVTVIISLVVGSMGAYVIAKYRAGGSLTRFGMLAAQVVPPAVMVFPFLTMAHALRMTDTIVPVIFAHLSFVLPLVTWFLIGFFEAVPASLEEQARVDGLTRWQAFRMVVLPQVYPGIGAAGIFGFTLSWNDLFYGLILAPGNAAILPVAIANFNTFRGVQIGTMSAAIMIAIIPVVIASFFIQRRLVQGISGGAVKY, encoded by the coding sequence ATGAGCCTGCCCGCCTTCGTCACCCGCCCGGGCCGCGGGCTCGAGACGCTGCGCCTCGCCGTGCTCACCGCCGCCTTCGTCTTCGTGCTCTTCCCCATCGTCTGGGTGGCCCTGGCCAGCTTCAAGACGCCGGAACAGATGTCGGAACCGTTCCTGCTGTTCTTCTCCCCCAGCATGGAGAACTGGCGCAACGTGCTGGACTCCGGGGTGTTCGCCGCCGCGGGCCGCAGCGCACTGGTCGGCATCGTCACGGTGATCATCAGCCTGGTGGTCGGCAGCATGGGCGCCTACGTGATCGCCAAGTACCGCGCCGGCGGGTCGCTGACCCGGTTCGGCATGCTGGCCGCCCAGGTGGTGCCGCCGGCGGTGATGGTGTTCCCGTTCCTCACCATGGCCCACGCACTGCGCATGACCGACACCATCGTGCCGGTGATCTTCGCGCACCTGTCCTTCGTGCTGCCGCTGGTCACCTGGTTCCTGATCGGCTTCTTCGAAGCGGTGCCCGCCTCCCTGGAGGAACAGGCCCGGGTGGACGGGCTCACCCGCTGGCAGGCGTTCCGGATGGTGGTGCTGCCCCAGGTGTATCCGGGCATCGGTGCGGCCGGCATCTTCGGCTTCACGCTGTCCTGGAACGACCTGTTCTACGGATTGATCCTGGCCCCGGGGAATGCCGCGATCCTGCCCGTGGCCATCGCCAACTTCAACACCTTCCGCGGTGTGCAGATCGGCACCATGAGCGCGGCGATCATGATCGCGATCATCCCGGTGGTGATCGCCAGCTTCTTCATCCAGCGACGCCTGGTCCAAGGGATCAGCGGCGGCGCGGTCAAGTACTAG
- a CDS encoding ABC transporter ATP-binding protein has translation MASVKFSKVEKSYGTTTVVSELDLELTDGSMTVLVGPSGCGKTTSLRMLAGLEEVTSGSIHIGDRDVTALEPKDRDIAMVFQNYALYPHLTVRENIAFPLRAKKLSRADAHKRADEIGESLGLGKLMDRKPKDLSGGQQQRVAIGRAIIREPAVFLFDEPLSNLDAKLRVETRTELLRLQRKLGITSLYVTHDQEEAMTLSDRIVVMRDGRIAQAGPPEEVYRRPADTFVATFVGSPKMNLIDGAVVAGELRTESGLRMTVGGPDASSVTVGVRADDLILTPASGAAATVELVELLGPRAIITVRAADQQLTSVVEAAALNAITPGATVGLSARDAHRFDVHTGVRIEA, from the coding sequence ATGGCATCGGTGAAATTCTCCAAGGTCGAAAAGTCCTACGGGACGACGACCGTGGTCTCCGAACTCGACCTGGAATTGACCGACGGCAGCATGACGGTGCTGGTCGGCCCGTCCGGGTGCGGTAAGACCACGTCACTGCGCATGCTGGCCGGACTGGAGGAGGTCACCTCCGGCAGCATCCACATCGGTGACCGCGACGTCACCGCACTGGAGCCCAAGGACCGCGACATCGCCATGGTGTTCCAGAACTACGCGCTCTACCCCCACCTCACGGTGCGCGAGAACATCGCCTTCCCGTTGCGGGCCAAGAAACTCAGCCGGGCCGACGCGCACAAGCGCGCCGACGAGATCGGCGAGTCACTCGGCCTGGGCAAGCTGATGGACCGCAAACCCAAGGATCTGTCCGGTGGCCAGCAGCAGCGCGTCGCGATCGGCCGCGCCATCATCCGCGAGCCCGCGGTCTTCCTGTTCGACGAACCGCTGAGCAATCTGGACGCCAAACTGCGGGTGGAGACGCGCACCGAACTGCTGCGCCTGCAGCGCAAACTCGGCATCACCTCGCTCTACGTGACCCACGATCAGGAAGAGGCGATGACCCTGTCGGACCGGATCGTGGTGATGCGCGACGGCCGCATCGCCCAGGCCGGTCCGCCGGAGGAGGTCTACCGGCGCCCGGCCGACACATTCGTCGCCACCTTCGTCGGCAGCCCGAAGATGAACCTGATCGACGGGGCGGTGGTCGCGGGTGAGTTGCGGACCGAGTCCGGGCTGCGGATGACGGTGGGTGGGCCGGACGCGTCGTCGGTGACCGTCGGGGTGCGCGCCGACGACCTGATCCTGACCCCGGCCTCCGGCGCCGCCGCCACCGTCGAGCTGGTCGAACTGCTCGGACCGCGGGCCATCATCACCGTCCGCGCCGCCGATCAGCAACTGACCAGCGTCGTCGAAGCGGCGGCGCTGAACGCCATCACCCCGGGCGCCACGGTCGGGTTGTCCGCCCGCGACGCCCACCGTTTCGACGTGCACACCGGCGTCCGTATCGAGGCCTGA